A single Sphingopyxis chilensis DNA region contains:
- a CDS encoding DUF1003 domain-containing protein has product MNTSTHLNDLSLRLLGRAFDQLDVAERRVVEAIGQRAPSSRDAADIEDAQASAGDRLADKVAAVGGSWGFIIAFALILFGWMLLNSEVLQHFGLAFDPYPFIFLNLLLSTLAAVQAPIIMMSQNRQAAKDRLTASVDYEINLRAELEIMRLHEKIDQMRIAELAVKIDALCARMDGDDG; this is encoded by the coding sequence ATGAATACGAGCACGCATCTCAACGATTTGTCGCTGCGGTTGCTCGGGCGGGCCTTCGACCAGCTCGATGTTGCGGAGCGCCGGGTGGTCGAGGCGATCGGGCAGCGCGCGCCGAGCAGCCGCGATGCCGCCGATATCGAGGATGCACAGGCAAGCGCGGGCGACCGGCTCGCCGACAAGGTTGCTGCCGTGGGCGGGTCGTGGGGCTTCATCATCGCCTTCGCGCTCATCCTGTTCGGCTGGATGCTGCTCAATTCGGAAGTGCTCCAGCATTTCGGGCTGGCGTTCGACCCCTATCCCTTCATTTTCCTCAATCTGCTGCTCTCGACGCTCGCGGCGGTGCAGGCGCCGATCATCATGATGAGCCAGAACCGGCAGGCAGCGAAAGACCGGCTGACCGCGAGCGTCGATTACGAGATCAACCTGCGCGCCGAGCTGGAGATCATGCGGCTGCACGAAAAGATCGACCAGATGCGGATCGCCGAACTGGCGGTGAAGATCGATGCGCTGTGCGCGCGGATGGATGGGGACGACGGGTAG
- a CDS encoding NnrU family protein — MQPMSLLIVTCVLFVGSHLVLSHPLRDGLAGRLGERGFQIVYSVVAIATLILVVQAWRGMPPEPPLWIVDDPLWILASLIVLFASILFIGSLIGNPALPAPHAARDAAAAPRGVFAITRHPMMWGFALWAIAHVMVVPTPGQIALSATIAFLALVGSAGQDAKKARLMGEAWRGWAARTSFMPYARQVAGAAPWSDTIPRPHALFGGILLWIAATWAHGALGYMVAGIWRWVG, encoded by the coding sequence ATGCAACCGATGTCGCTTCTGATCGTCACCTGCGTCCTGTTCGTCGGATCGCATCTTGTCCTGTCGCACCCGCTTCGCGACGGGCTCGCGGGGCGGCTGGGGGAGCGCGGGTTCCAGATCGTCTATTCGGTGGTCGCGATCGCGACGCTGATCCTGGTGGTGCAGGCGTGGCGCGGGATGCCGCCCGAGCCGCCCTTGTGGATCGTCGATGACCCGCTGTGGATACTCGCCTCGCTGATCGTGCTGTTCGCGAGCATCCTGTTCATCGGGTCGCTGATCGGCAATCCGGCGCTGCCCGCGCCGCACGCCGCGCGGGACGCGGCAGCCGCCCCGCGCGGGGTGTTCGCGATCACGCGGCACCCGATGATGTGGGGTTTCGCGCTTTGGGCAATTGCGCATGTCATGGTGGTGCCCACGCCGGGACAGATCGCGCTCTCCGCGACGATTGCCTTCCTCGCGCTCGTGGGCTCGGCAGGGCAGGATGCGAAAAAGGCGCGGCTGATGGGCGAGGCCTGGCGCGGCTGGGCGGCGCGAACAAGCTTCATGCCCTATGCGCGGCAGGTCGCCGGCGCGGCGCCGTGGAGCGACACGATCCCGCGGCCGCACGCGCTCTTTGGCGGGATATTGCTTTGGATCGCAGCGACATGGGCGCATGGTGCGCTCGGCTATATGGTCGCCGGCATCTGGCGATGGGTCGGATAG
- a CDS encoding amidohydrolase family protein gives MRNLFAGIALISLMAAAVPAAAQDVAITNAKLVIGDGSAPIEGGTVVVRGGKVVAAGAGVAVPAGIERVDAQGKYVTPGIVAAFSRVGLTEVDAVSGTNDRSAPRTRFSAGLDIAPALNPMGSPVAVNRASGVTRAIVAPGGSSNLFAGQGAVVDLADDMDMVTRPRALQYVAFGEDGASKAGGSRAATFLLFREQLLAARSYARNPAVLAEWGNDAMIQRADADALVRVIDGTTPLFVRVDRAVDIVNVLKLKGEFPALKLVLVGATEGWLVAREIAAAKVPVLVSPLTDLPSSFEQLGATQSNAGRLKAAGVDVSVGVFDDDDAHKMGYATQYAGNLVGLARVPGASGLSWDQAFASISSVPARAVGMEASIGSLRPGRAGDVVIWDNDPLELGSRPTAVWIDGKAQSLTTRQDRLRDRYETPQEGALPNAYDW, from the coding sequence ATGAGAAATCTCTTCGCCGGGATCGCTTTGATTTCCTTGATGGCTGCTGCCGTTCCGGCGGCGGCGCAGGACGTCGCGATCACCAACGCGAAGCTCGTCATCGGTGACGGCAGCGCGCCGATCGAGGGCGGCACCGTCGTCGTGCGCGGCGGCAAGGTCGTCGCGGCGGGCGCGGGCGTCGCCGTGCCAGCGGGCATCGAGCGCGTCGACGCGCAGGGTAAATATGTGACGCCGGGAATCGTCGCGGCGTTCAGCCGCGTCGGGCTGACCGAGGTCGATGCCGTCAGCGGCACCAACGACCGATCGGCGCCGCGCACGCGCTTTTCGGCGGGGCTCGACATCGCGCCCGCGCTCAATCCGATGGGCTCGCCCGTTGCGGTGAACCGCGCGTCGGGCGTCACGCGCGCGATCGTCGCGCCGGGGGGCAGCAGCAATCTGTTCGCCGGGCAGGGCGCGGTCGTCGACCTCGCCGACGACATGGACATGGTGACGCGCCCGCGCGCGCTGCAATATGTCGCGTTCGGTGAAGATGGCGCGTCGAAGGCGGGCGGCAGCCGTGCCGCGACCTTCCTGTTGTTCCGCGAACAATTGCTCGCGGCGCGCAGCTATGCGCGCAACCCCGCGGTGCTCGCCGAATGGGGCAATGACGCGATGATCCAGCGCGCCGACGCCGACGCGCTCGTCCGCGTGATCGACGGGACGACGCCTTTGTTCGTGCGCGTCGACCGCGCGGTCGACATCGTCAATGTGCTGAAACTGAAGGGCGAGTTCCCCGCGTTGAAGCTCGTCCTCGTCGGCGCGACCGAAGGCTGGCTCGTCGCGCGCGAGATCGCCGCGGCAAAGGTGCCCGTGCTCGTCTCGCCGCTCACCGACCTGCCGTCGAGCTTCGAGCAGCTCGGCGCGACACAGTCGAACGCGGGGCGGCTCAAGGCCGCCGGCGTCGATGTGTCGGTCGGCGTGTTCGACGACGATGACGCGCACAAGATGGGCTATGCGACGCAATATGCGGGCAACCTCGTCGGCCTTGCGCGCGTGCCGGGCGCGAGCGGGCTGAGCTGGGATCAGGCCTTCGCCTCGATCAGCAGCGTGCCCGCGCGCGCGGTCGGCATGGAGGCCAGCATCGGGTCGCTGCGTCCGGGCCGCGCCGGCGACGTCGTGATCTGGGACAATGATCCGCTCGAACTCGGTAGCCGGCCGACCGCGGTGTGGATCGACGGCAAGGCGCAGTCGCTGACGACGCGGCAGGACCGGCTGCGCGACCGGTACGAAACCCCGCAGGAAGGGGCGCTGCCCAACGCATACGACTGGTAG
- a CDS encoding amidohydrolase → MIKGVKGSLLAAVSLALVGCAATGKETASASDKPAEKPAKFNKDPYPSTYKGYPTRLTVVKGVTIFDGEGGRIDNGSIVMSSGKVTSVGGPDMELPTDADVIDGTGKYLTPGVIDIHSHLGDYPSPSVDAHSDGNEATAPTTPEVWSEHSVWPQDPGFSRALANGGVTSLQILPGSANLMGGRSITLKNVPSRTVQGMKFPGAPYGLKMACGENPKRVYGGKGRMPSTRMGNFAVNRATWAKAAAYKKKMDDGKAVDRDLAMETLAGVLSGEILIHNHCYRADEMALVIDMSKEFGYKVSTFHHAVESYKIADILAKEGICSAMWADWWGFKMEAYDSVPENIPLVYKAGACTIVHSDDANQIQRLNQEAAKARAAGRRIGIDVSDEMAWTWLSYNPAKALGIAEQTGSLKPGKMADVVLWNGNPFSAYTRPEKVWIDGALMFDAMDPKRRPVSDFELGQPGEGDVK, encoded by the coding sequence GACAAGCCCGCCGAAAAGCCAGCGAAGTTCAACAAGGACCCTTATCCGTCGACCTACAAGGGGTATCCGACGCGGCTGACGGTCGTGAAGGGCGTCACCATCTTTGACGGCGAGGGCGGGCGCATCGACAATGGGTCGATCGTGATGTCGAGTGGCAAGGTCACGTCGGTAGGCGGCCCCGATATGGAGCTGCCGACCGACGCCGATGTCATCGACGGCACGGGCAAGTATCTGACCCCCGGCGTCATCGACATTCACAGCCATCTTGGCGACTATCCCTCGCCCAGCGTCGACGCGCACTCCGACGGTAATGAAGCCACCGCACCGACCACCCCCGAGGTCTGGTCCGAACATAGCGTCTGGCCGCAGGATCCGGGGTTCAGTCGCGCGTTGGCGAACGGCGGCGTCACCAGCCTGCAGATCCTGCCGGGCAGCGCGAACCTGATGGGCGGGCGCTCGATCACGCTCAAGAATGTGCCGTCGCGTACCGTGCAGGGGATGAAATTCCCCGGTGCGCCCTATGGCCTGAAAATGGCGTGCGGCGAGAATCCGAAGCGCGTTTATGGCGGCAAGGGCCGGATGCCCTCGACCCGCATGGGCAATTTCGCGGTCAATCGCGCGACCTGGGCGAAGGCGGCCGCCTACAAGAAGAAGATGGACGACGGGAAGGCGGTCGACCGCGACCTCGCGATGGAGACGCTCGCGGGCGTGCTGTCGGGCGAAATCCTGATCCACAACCATTGCTACCGCGCCGACGAAATGGCGCTCGTCATCGATATGTCGAAAGAATTCGGCTATAAGGTGTCAACCTTTCACCACGCGGTCGAAAGCTACAAGATCGCCGATATCCTTGCCAAGGAAGGCATTTGTTCGGCGATGTGGGCGGACTGGTGGGGCTTCAAGATGGAAGCCTATGACTCGGTCCCCGAGAATATCCCGCTCGTCTACAAGGCTGGCGCGTGCACCATCGTCCATTCGGACGACGCCAACCAGATCCAGCGGCTGAACCAGGAAGCGGCCAAGGCGCGCGCCGCAGGGCGCCGGATCGGCATCGACGTCAGCGACGAGATGGCATGGACCTGGCTGTCGTATAACCCGGCAAAGGCGCTGGGGATCGCCGAGCAGACGGGCAGCCTGAAGCCCGGAAAGATGGCCGATGTCGTATTGTGGAACGGCAATCCGTTCAGCGCCTATACGCGCCCCGAAAAGGTATGGATCGACGGCGCGTTGATGTTCGACGCGATGGACCCCAAGCGGCGGCCGGTGAGCGATTTCGAGCTGGGCCAGCCGGGCGAAGGAGATGTGAAATGA